The following proteins come from a genomic window of Candidatus Protochlamydia phocaeensis:
- a CDS encoding YbaB/EbfC family nucleoid-associated protein, translating to MGSGYSKKKKEAKLIQQQINLVQTQLEKIEVTGAAGSGLVTITLTGDGEMKQVKIKPECVDVEDLEGLEILIRAAHADAHKKLREQTPPLPGLPGLFA from the coding sequence ATGGGATCTGGTTATTCGAAAAAAAAGAAAGAAGCAAAGCTCATTCAGCAGCAAATCAATCTCGTCCAAACACAATTGGAGAAAATTGAAGTGACAGGCGCTGCAGGAAGCGGGTTGGTGACAATTACGTTGACGGGCGATGGCGAAATGAAGCAGGTTAAAATTAAACCCGAATGCGTGGACGTGGAAGATTTGGAAGGATTAGAAATATTAATAAGGGCTGCCCACGCAGATGCGCACAAAAAGCTGCGAGAGCAAACTCCTCCCCTGCCAGGCCTGCCCGGACTCTTTGCTTAA